Proteins encoded in a region of the Salmo trutta chromosome 34, fSalTru1.1, whole genome shotgun sequence genome:
- the agr2 gene encoding anterior gradient protein 2 homolog — MIRGLLSVLLVLVAVSSSLAKPEKNIAKRGKRIPQTLSRGWGDQLIWAQTYEEALYWARAQNKPLMVIFHLEDCPHSASMKKVFAEDKDIQKVADEDLIILNLVYETTDKHLSPDGQYVPRIIFVDPSMTVRADITGRYSNRMYAYEPSDIKLLLSNMQKAKKLLKTEL, encoded by the exons ATGATCCGAGGTCTGCTGTCGGTGCTGTTGGTCCTGGTGGCCGTGTCTTCATCTCTGGCCAAGCCTGAGAAGAACATCGCCAAGAGGGGGAAGAGGATCCCTCAGACTCTCTCCAGAG GCTGGGGTGATCAACTAATTTGGGCTCAGACCTATGAGGAGGCTCTGTACTGGGCCAGGGCACA GAACAAGCCTCTGATGGTCATCTTCCACCTGGAGGACTGTCCTCACAGTGCAT CCATGAAGAAGGTATTCGCTGAAGACAAGGACATCCAGAAGGTGGCTGATGAAGACCTCATCATCCTCAATCTGGTG TATGAAACCACAGACAAGCATCTTTCCCCTGATGGCCAGTACGTCCCTAGAATCATCTTTGTCG ATCCCTCTATGACAGTGAGAGCTGACATCACAGGGCGCTACTCCAACCGTATGTACGCCTATGAGCCTTCTGACATCAAACTCT TACTGAGCAACATGCAGAAGGCCAAGAAGCTGCTGAAGACTGAGTTGTAA
- the LOC115173816 gene encoding serine/threonine-protein phosphatase 1 regulatory subunit 10 isoform X4 translates to MAVGPVDPREVLKGVENLLGKDGELRSLEGVTKVFSLMKASHKMVSRCMYLNILLQTKSHDILNRFIRVGGYKLLNTWLTYSKTSTNTPLLQLILLTLQKLPLTVDHLKQNNTAKLVKQLSKTGETEELRKLSAGLVDGWMATIRSQSVSATSPADKKRKKEEGKVPVREVKAADGGKAAEEERKREKPKAHAPSHAKIRSIGLEMDAPTPVLVKKPPVALQLGDKYNIKPAQVLKRPSFGPLDAPPVEKKYKPLNTTPNQTKEIKVKIIPAQPLEGTGFLDALNSAPVPGIKIKKKKGKEGRDPKAVSPTSNKPCPFEGKPPYLSPQGGAKPLSPETQTVSTTPPHEVPVDLEQPGTPVPADDPEAMDTGSEKPNALAEPRGEEDSQLTKKGKKKKSVRWAEEEQLKEYFYFDLDETERVNVNKVKDFGEAAKREMMMDRHTFEMARRLSHDSMEERVPWSLPRPLALTGPLVNAGANSTERLTQRDRETGILQEIFLTKESVPDSPHEPEPEAYEPMPPRLIPLDEDSTMMDDSYMEPMDTSSQPGSGVGPGGVEGSKLPPVLANLMGNLGANNLLGNLGNLGNIAQGTPGAPAAPSVNVQELLTSIMGASGGQSTEDLIKQPDFSEKIKQLLGSLQQNQGPPTGPPPGVSQGLLGHGPGMNNLPNMNNLNMGMPMNGVGYPPAGKPPGPGGPHYNHPPPPHNHGPPGFNANPRMMGPPPPQGHGGDNGNYWGDDSMRGGPHRGGHFHRGGRGRGGEQVGFRGRGRGGLRGGHNNMGDMSKRPVCRHFMMKGNCRYESNCAFYHPGVNGPPLPPNHPAHNQYNDHGPQHGH, encoded by the exons ATGGCGGTGGGCCCAGTGGACCCCAGAGAGGTCCTGAAGGGAGTAGAGAACCTTCTGGGGAAAGATGGAGAGCTCCGCAGCCTGGAGGGAGTCACCAAAGTCTTCAG TCTCATGAAGGCCTCTCACAAGATGGTGAGCAGGTGTATGTACCTGAATATCCTACTACAAACCAAGTCCCACGACATTCTCAACCG GTTTATCCGAGTGGGAGGCTACAAGCTGCTGAATACGTGGCTGACCTACTCCAAGACTAGCACCAACACCCCCCTGTTACAGCTCATCCTGCTGACGCTGCAGAAACTGCCCCTCACTGTAGACCACCTGAAACAGAACAACACTGCCAAACTGGTCAAGCAGCTCAGCAAGACTGGAGAGACTGAGG AGCTGAGGAAGCTGTCCGCTGGGCTGGTGGATGGCTGGATGGCTACCATCCGCTCCCAGAGTGTCTCCGCCACCTCTCCTGCAG ATAAGAAGCGGAAGAAGGAGGAGGGGAAAGTGCCAGTCCGAGAGGTGAAGGCAGCTGATGGAGGGAAggcagcagaggaggagaggaagagggagaagccCAAAGCTCACGCTCCCAGCCATGCTAAGATCCGCTCCATAG GCctggagatggatgctcccaccCCTGTCCTGGTTAAGAAGCCCCCCGTGGCCCTTCAGCTGGGGGACAAGTACAATATCAAACCAGCCCAAGTCCTCAAGAGACCCAG TTTTGGTCCCCTGGACGCTCCCCCTGTGGAGAAGAAGTACAAACCACTCAACACCACTCCAAACCAGACCAAGGAGATCAAGGTGAAGATCATCCCAGCACAAC CCCTTGAGGGTACAGGCTTCCTGGATGCCCTAAACTCCGCCCCCGTGCCTGGCATCAAGATTAAGAAGAAGAAAGGGAAGGAAGGTAGAGACCCCAAAGCTGTCTCTCCCACCTCAAAcaag ccgTGTCCGTTCGAGGGTAAACCCCCCTACCTGTCGCCTCAGGGCGGTGCCAAGCCCTTGTCCCCAGAGACCCAGACGGTCTCCACCACCCCTCCCCACGAGGTCCCAGTAGACCTGGAGCAGCCTGGGACACCCGTCCCTGCTGACGACCCCGAGGCCATGGACACGGGCAGCGAGAAGCCCAACGCCCTGGCGGAGCCCCGCGGCGAAGAGGACAGTCAGCTGACCAAAAAGGGCAAGAAGAAGAAGAGCGTGCGCTGGGCCGAGGAGGAGCAGCTCAAAGAGTACTTCTACTTCGACCTGGACGAGACCGAGAGAG TCAACGTCAACAAGGTCAAGGACTTTGGCGAGGCGGCGAAGCGCGAGATGATGATGGACCGCCACACGTTTGAGATGGCGAGACGCCTGTCCCACGACTCCATGGAGGAGCGGGTACCCTGGAGCCTCCCGAGGCCCCTGGCCCTCACCGGCCCCCTGGTCAACGCCGGGGCCAACAGCACAGAGAGACTCACACAGAGGGACCGTGAGACTGGCATCCTGCAGGAGATTTTCCTTACCAAGGAGAG tGTTCCTGACAGCCCCCATGAACCAGAGCCTGAGGCCTACGAACCCATGCCTCCACGCCTCATACCTTTGGACGAG GACTCCACCATGATGGACGACAGCTACATGGAGCCCATGGACACGTCGTCCCAGCCTGGCTCTGGCGTGGGCCCTGGGGGGGTGGAGGGCTCCAAGCTCCCCCCCGTCCTCGCCAACCTCATGGGCAACCTGGGTGCCAACAACCTGTTGGGCAACCTGGGTAACCTAGGCAACATCGCCCAGGGCACGCCTGGTGCCCCCGCTGCCCCCTCCGTTAACGTACAGGAGCTACTCACCTCCATCATG gGAGCTAGTGGTGGCCAATCTACTGAGGACCTGATCAAGCAGCCAGACTTCTCTGAAAAGATCAAACAGCTGCTGGGCTCTCTACAGCAGAACCAGGGCCCCCCCACCGGACCCCCGCccggag TGAGCCAGGGCCTGTTGGGCCACGGTCCAGGCATGAACAACCTGCCCAACATGAACAACCTCAACATGGGCATGCCCATGAACGGAGTGGGGTACCCTCCTGCAGGCAAGCCCCCGGGCCCCGGAGGACCCCACTACAACCACCCCCCGCCCCCACACAACCACGGACCCCCTGGCTTCAACGCTAACCCCCGCATGATGGGGCCCCCGCCGCCCCAGGGCCACGGAGGAGACAACGGCAACTACTGGGGGGACGACTCGATGAGGGGGGGGCCACACCGGGGGGGTCACTTCCACCGCGGCGgccgagggagaggaggggaacaggTGGGCTTCAGAGGGAGAGGACGTGGAGGACTTAGAGGAGGACACAACAACATGGGAG acATGTCCAAAAGGCCGGTGTGTCGCCATTTCATGATGAAAGGAAACTGCCGTTACGAGAGCAACTGTGCTTTTTACCACCCCGGCGTCAACGGTCCTCCCCTGCCCCCCAACCACCCCGCCCACAACCAGTACAACGACCACGGGCCACAGCACGGGCACTAG
- the LOC115173816 gene encoding serine/threonine-protein phosphatase 1 regulatory subunit 10 isoform X3: MAVGPVDPREVLKGVENLLGKDGELRSLEGVTKVFSLMKASHKMVSRCMYLNILLQTKSHDILNRFIRVGGYKLLNTWLTYSKTSTNTPLLQLILLTLQKLPLTVDHLKQNNTAKLVKQLSKTGETEELRKLSAGLVDGWMATIRSQSVSATSPADKKRKKEEGKVPVREVKAADGGKAAEEERKREKPKAHAPSHAKIRSIGLEMDAPTPVLVKKPPVALQLGDKYNIKPAQVLKRPSFGPLDAPPVEKKYKPLNTTPNQTKEIKVKIIPAQPLEGTGFLDALNSAPVPGIKIKKKKGKEGRDPKAVSPTSNKPCPFEGKPPYLSPQGGAKPLSPETQTVSTTPPHEVPVDLEQPGTPVPADDPEAMDTGSEKPNALAEPRGEEDSQLTKKGKKKKSVRWAEEEQLKEYFYFDLDETERGERTKTNVNVNKVKDFGEAAKREMMMDRHTFEMARRLSHDSMEERVPWSLPRPLALTGPLVNAGANSTERLTQRDRETGILQEIFLTKESVPDSPHEPEPEAYEPMPPRLIPLDEDSTMMDDSYMEPMDTSSQPGSGVGPGGVEGSKLPPVLANLMGNLGANNLLGNLGNLGNIAQGTPGAPAAPSVNVQELLTSIMGASGGQSTEDLIKQPDFSEKIKQLLGSLQQNQGPPTGPPPGVSQGLLGHGPGMNNLPNMNNLNMGMPMNGVGYPPAGKPPGPGGPHYNHPPPPHNHGPPGFNANPRMMGPPPPQGHGGDNGNYWGDDSMRGGPHRGGHFHRGGRGRGGEQVGFRGRGRGGLRGGHNNMGDMSKRPVCRHFMMKGNCRYESNCAFYHPGVNGPPLPPNHPAHNQYNDHGPQHGH; encoded by the exons ATGGCGGTGGGCCCAGTGGACCCCAGAGAGGTCCTGAAGGGAGTAGAGAACCTTCTGGGGAAAGATGGAGAGCTCCGCAGCCTGGAGGGAGTCACCAAAGTCTTCAG TCTCATGAAGGCCTCTCACAAGATGGTGAGCAGGTGTATGTACCTGAATATCCTACTACAAACCAAGTCCCACGACATTCTCAACCG GTTTATCCGAGTGGGAGGCTACAAGCTGCTGAATACGTGGCTGACCTACTCCAAGACTAGCACCAACACCCCCCTGTTACAGCTCATCCTGCTGACGCTGCAGAAACTGCCCCTCACTGTAGACCACCTGAAACAGAACAACACTGCCAAACTGGTCAAGCAGCTCAGCAAGACTGGAGAGACTGAGG AGCTGAGGAAGCTGTCCGCTGGGCTGGTGGATGGCTGGATGGCTACCATCCGCTCCCAGAGTGTCTCCGCCACCTCTCCTGCAG ATAAGAAGCGGAAGAAGGAGGAGGGGAAAGTGCCAGTCCGAGAGGTGAAGGCAGCTGATGGAGGGAAggcagcagaggaggagaggaagagggagaagccCAAAGCTCACGCTCCCAGCCATGCTAAGATCCGCTCCATAG GCctggagatggatgctcccaccCCTGTCCTGGTTAAGAAGCCCCCCGTGGCCCTTCAGCTGGGGGACAAGTACAATATCAAACCAGCCCAAGTCCTCAAGAGACCCAG TTTTGGTCCCCTGGACGCTCCCCCTGTGGAGAAGAAGTACAAACCACTCAACACCACTCCAAACCAGACCAAGGAGATCAAGGTGAAGATCATCCCAGCACAAC CCCTTGAGGGTACAGGCTTCCTGGATGCCCTAAACTCCGCCCCCGTGCCTGGCATCAAGATTAAGAAGAAGAAAGGGAAGGAAGGTAGAGACCCCAAAGCTGTCTCTCCCACCTCAAAcaag ccgTGTCCGTTCGAGGGTAAACCCCCCTACCTGTCGCCTCAGGGCGGTGCCAAGCCCTTGTCCCCAGAGACCCAGACGGTCTCCACCACCCCTCCCCACGAGGTCCCAGTAGACCTGGAGCAGCCTGGGACACCCGTCCCTGCTGACGACCCCGAGGCCATGGACACGGGCAGCGAGAAGCCCAACGCCCTGGCGGAGCCCCGCGGCGAAGAGGACAGTCAGCTGACCAAAAAGGGCAAGAAGAAGAAGAGCGTGCGCTGGGCCGAGGAGGAGCAGCTCAAAGAGTACTTCTACTTCGACCTGGACGAGACCGAGAGAGGTGAGAGAACAAAAACTAACG TCAACGTCAACAAGGTCAAGGACTTTGGCGAGGCGGCGAAGCGCGAGATGATGATGGACCGCCACACGTTTGAGATGGCGAGACGCCTGTCCCACGACTCCATGGAGGAGCGGGTACCCTGGAGCCTCCCGAGGCCCCTGGCCCTCACCGGCCCCCTGGTCAACGCCGGGGCCAACAGCACAGAGAGACTCACACAGAGGGACCGTGAGACTGGCATCCTGCAGGAGATTTTCCTTACCAAGGAGAG tGTTCCTGACAGCCCCCATGAACCAGAGCCTGAGGCCTACGAACCCATGCCTCCACGCCTCATACCTTTGGACGAG GACTCCACCATGATGGACGACAGCTACATGGAGCCCATGGACACGTCGTCCCAGCCTGGCTCTGGCGTGGGCCCTGGGGGGGTGGAGGGCTCCAAGCTCCCCCCCGTCCTCGCCAACCTCATGGGCAACCTGGGTGCCAACAACCTGTTGGGCAACCTGGGTAACCTAGGCAACATCGCCCAGGGCACGCCTGGTGCCCCCGCTGCCCCCTCCGTTAACGTACAGGAGCTACTCACCTCCATCATG gGAGCTAGTGGTGGCCAATCTACTGAGGACCTGATCAAGCAGCCAGACTTCTCTGAAAAGATCAAACAGCTGCTGGGCTCTCTACAGCAGAACCAGGGCCCCCCCACCGGACCCCCGCccggag TGAGCCAGGGCCTGTTGGGCCACGGTCCAGGCATGAACAACCTGCCCAACATGAACAACCTCAACATGGGCATGCCCATGAACGGAGTGGGGTACCCTCCTGCAGGCAAGCCCCCGGGCCCCGGAGGACCCCACTACAACCACCCCCCGCCCCCACACAACCACGGACCCCCTGGCTTCAACGCTAACCCCCGCATGATGGGGCCCCCGCCGCCCCAGGGCCACGGAGGAGACAACGGCAACTACTGGGGGGACGACTCGATGAGGGGGGGGCCACACCGGGGGGGTCACTTCCACCGCGGCGgccgagggagaggaggggaacaggTGGGCTTCAGAGGGAGAGGACGTGGAGGACTTAGAGGAGGACACAACAACATGGGAG acATGTCCAAAAGGCCGGTGTGTCGCCATTTCATGATGAAAGGAAACTGCCGTTACGAGAGCAACTGTGCTTTTTACCACCCCGGCGTCAACGGTCCTCCCCTGCCCCCCAACCACCCCGCCCACAACCAGTACAACGACCACGGGCCACAGCACGGGCACTAG
- the LOC115173816 gene encoding serine/threonine-protein phosphatase 1 regulatory subunit 10 isoform X1 — MAVGPVDPREVLKGVENLLGKDGELRSLEGVTKVFSLMKASHKMVSRCMYLNILLQTKSHDILNRFIRVGGYKLLNTWLTYSKTSTNTPLLQLILLTLQKLPLTVDHLKQNNTAKLVKQLSKTGETEELRKLSAGLVDGWMATIRSQSVSATSPADKKRKKEEGKVPVREVKAADGGKAAEEERKREKPKAHAPSHAKIRSIGLEMDAPTPVLVKKPPVALQLGDKYNIKPAQVLKRPSFGPLDAPPVEKKYKPLNTTPNQTKEIKVKIIPAQRKSSTETTLEGTGFLDALNSAPVPGIKIKKKKGKEGRDPKAVSPTSNKPCPFEGKPPYLSPQGGAKPLSPETQTVSTTPPHEVPVDLEQPGTPVPADDPEAMDTGSEKPNALAEPRGEEDSQLTKKGKKKKSVRWAEEEQLKEYFYFDLDETERGERTKTNVNVNKVKDFGEAAKREMMMDRHTFEMARRLSHDSMEERVPWSLPRPLALTGPLVNAGANSTERLTQRDRETGILQEIFLTKESVPDSPHEPEPEAYEPMPPRLIPLDEDSTMMDDSYMEPMDTSSQPGSGVGPGGVEGSKLPPVLANLMGNLGANNLLGNLGNLGNIAQGTPGAPAAPSVNVQELLTSIMGASGGQSTEDLIKQPDFSEKIKQLLGSLQQNQGPPTGPPPGVSQGLLGHGPGMNNLPNMNNLNMGMPMNGVGYPPAGKPPGPGGPHYNHPPPPHNHGPPGFNANPRMMGPPPPQGHGGDNGNYWGDDSMRGGPHRGGHFHRGGRGRGGEQVGFRGRGRGGLRGGHNNMGDMSKRPVCRHFMMKGNCRYESNCAFYHPGVNGPPLPPNHPAHNQYNDHGPQHGH, encoded by the exons ATGGCGGTGGGCCCAGTGGACCCCAGAGAGGTCCTGAAGGGAGTAGAGAACCTTCTGGGGAAAGATGGAGAGCTCCGCAGCCTGGAGGGAGTCACCAAAGTCTTCAG TCTCATGAAGGCCTCTCACAAGATGGTGAGCAGGTGTATGTACCTGAATATCCTACTACAAACCAAGTCCCACGACATTCTCAACCG GTTTATCCGAGTGGGAGGCTACAAGCTGCTGAATACGTGGCTGACCTACTCCAAGACTAGCACCAACACCCCCCTGTTACAGCTCATCCTGCTGACGCTGCAGAAACTGCCCCTCACTGTAGACCACCTGAAACAGAACAACACTGCCAAACTGGTCAAGCAGCTCAGCAAGACTGGAGAGACTGAGG AGCTGAGGAAGCTGTCCGCTGGGCTGGTGGATGGCTGGATGGCTACCATCCGCTCCCAGAGTGTCTCCGCCACCTCTCCTGCAG ATAAGAAGCGGAAGAAGGAGGAGGGGAAAGTGCCAGTCCGAGAGGTGAAGGCAGCTGATGGAGGGAAggcagcagaggaggagaggaagagggagaagccCAAAGCTCACGCTCCCAGCCATGCTAAGATCCGCTCCATAG GCctggagatggatgctcccaccCCTGTCCTGGTTAAGAAGCCCCCCGTGGCCCTTCAGCTGGGGGACAAGTACAATATCAAACCAGCCCAAGTCCTCAAGAGACCCAG TTTTGGTCCCCTGGACGCTCCCCCTGTGGAGAAGAAGTACAAACCACTCAACACCACTCCAAACCAGACCAAGGAGATCAAGGTGAAGATCATCCCAGCACAACGTAAGTCCTCAACAGAAACAA CCCTTGAGGGTACAGGCTTCCTGGATGCCCTAAACTCCGCCCCCGTGCCTGGCATCAAGATTAAGAAGAAGAAAGGGAAGGAAGGTAGAGACCCCAAAGCTGTCTCTCCCACCTCAAAcaag ccgTGTCCGTTCGAGGGTAAACCCCCCTACCTGTCGCCTCAGGGCGGTGCCAAGCCCTTGTCCCCAGAGACCCAGACGGTCTCCACCACCCCTCCCCACGAGGTCCCAGTAGACCTGGAGCAGCCTGGGACACCCGTCCCTGCTGACGACCCCGAGGCCATGGACACGGGCAGCGAGAAGCCCAACGCCCTGGCGGAGCCCCGCGGCGAAGAGGACAGTCAGCTGACCAAAAAGGGCAAGAAGAAGAAGAGCGTGCGCTGGGCCGAGGAGGAGCAGCTCAAAGAGTACTTCTACTTCGACCTGGACGAGACCGAGAGAGGTGAGAGAACAAAAACTAACG TCAACGTCAACAAGGTCAAGGACTTTGGCGAGGCGGCGAAGCGCGAGATGATGATGGACCGCCACACGTTTGAGATGGCGAGACGCCTGTCCCACGACTCCATGGAGGAGCGGGTACCCTGGAGCCTCCCGAGGCCCCTGGCCCTCACCGGCCCCCTGGTCAACGCCGGGGCCAACAGCACAGAGAGACTCACACAGAGGGACCGTGAGACTGGCATCCTGCAGGAGATTTTCCTTACCAAGGAGAG tGTTCCTGACAGCCCCCATGAACCAGAGCCTGAGGCCTACGAACCCATGCCTCCACGCCTCATACCTTTGGACGAG GACTCCACCATGATGGACGACAGCTACATGGAGCCCATGGACACGTCGTCCCAGCCTGGCTCTGGCGTGGGCCCTGGGGGGGTGGAGGGCTCCAAGCTCCCCCCCGTCCTCGCCAACCTCATGGGCAACCTGGGTGCCAACAACCTGTTGGGCAACCTGGGTAACCTAGGCAACATCGCCCAGGGCACGCCTGGTGCCCCCGCTGCCCCCTCCGTTAACGTACAGGAGCTACTCACCTCCATCATG gGAGCTAGTGGTGGCCAATCTACTGAGGACCTGATCAAGCAGCCAGACTTCTCTGAAAAGATCAAACAGCTGCTGGGCTCTCTACAGCAGAACCAGGGCCCCCCCACCGGACCCCCGCccggag TGAGCCAGGGCCTGTTGGGCCACGGTCCAGGCATGAACAACCTGCCCAACATGAACAACCTCAACATGGGCATGCCCATGAACGGAGTGGGGTACCCTCCTGCAGGCAAGCCCCCGGGCCCCGGAGGACCCCACTACAACCACCCCCCGCCCCCACACAACCACGGACCCCCTGGCTTCAACGCTAACCCCCGCATGATGGGGCCCCCGCCGCCCCAGGGCCACGGAGGAGACAACGGCAACTACTGGGGGGACGACTCGATGAGGGGGGGGCCACACCGGGGGGGTCACTTCCACCGCGGCGgccgagggagaggaggggaacaggTGGGCTTCAGAGGGAGAGGACGTGGAGGACTTAGAGGAGGACACAACAACATGGGAG acATGTCCAAAAGGCCGGTGTGTCGCCATTTCATGATGAAAGGAAACTGCCGTTACGAGAGCAACTGTGCTTTTTACCACCCCGGCGTCAACGGTCCTCCCCTGCCCCCCAACCACCCCGCCCACAACCAGTACAACGACCACGGGCCACAGCACGGGCACTAG
- the LOC115173816 gene encoding serine/threonine-protein phosphatase 1 regulatory subunit 10 isoform X2, which yields MAVGPVDPREVLKGVENLLGKDGELRSLEGVTKVFSLMKASHKMVSRCMYLNILLQTKSHDILNRFIRVGGYKLLNTWLTYSKTSTNTPLLQLILLTLQKLPLTVDHLKQNNTAKLVKQLSKTGETEELRKLSAGLVDGWMATIRSQSVSATSPADKKRKKEEGKVPVREVKAADGGKAAEEERKREKPKAHAPSHAKIRSIGLEMDAPTPVLVKKPPVALQLGDKYNIKPAQVLKRPSFGPLDAPPVEKKYKPLNTTPNQTKEIKVKIIPAQRKSSTETTLEGTGFLDALNSAPVPGIKIKKKKGKEGRDPKAVSPTSNKPCPFEGKPPYLSPQGGAKPLSPETQTVSTTPPHEVPVDLEQPGTPVPADDPEAMDTGSEKPNALAEPRGEEDSQLTKKGKKKKSVRWAEEEQLKEYFYFDLDETERVNVNKVKDFGEAAKREMMMDRHTFEMARRLSHDSMEERVPWSLPRPLALTGPLVNAGANSTERLTQRDRETGILQEIFLTKESVPDSPHEPEPEAYEPMPPRLIPLDEDSTMMDDSYMEPMDTSSQPGSGVGPGGVEGSKLPPVLANLMGNLGANNLLGNLGNLGNIAQGTPGAPAAPSVNVQELLTSIMGASGGQSTEDLIKQPDFSEKIKQLLGSLQQNQGPPTGPPPGVSQGLLGHGPGMNNLPNMNNLNMGMPMNGVGYPPAGKPPGPGGPHYNHPPPPHNHGPPGFNANPRMMGPPPPQGHGGDNGNYWGDDSMRGGPHRGGHFHRGGRGRGGEQVGFRGRGRGGLRGGHNNMGDMSKRPVCRHFMMKGNCRYESNCAFYHPGVNGPPLPPNHPAHNQYNDHGPQHGH from the exons ATGGCGGTGGGCCCAGTGGACCCCAGAGAGGTCCTGAAGGGAGTAGAGAACCTTCTGGGGAAAGATGGAGAGCTCCGCAGCCTGGAGGGAGTCACCAAAGTCTTCAG TCTCATGAAGGCCTCTCACAAGATGGTGAGCAGGTGTATGTACCTGAATATCCTACTACAAACCAAGTCCCACGACATTCTCAACCG GTTTATCCGAGTGGGAGGCTACAAGCTGCTGAATACGTGGCTGACCTACTCCAAGACTAGCACCAACACCCCCCTGTTACAGCTCATCCTGCTGACGCTGCAGAAACTGCCCCTCACTGTAGACCACCTGAAACAGAACAACACTGCCAAACTGGTCAAGCAGCTCAGCAAGACTGGAGAGACTGAGG AGCTGAGGAAGCTGTCCGCTGGGCTGGTGGATGGCTGGATGGCTACCATCCGCTCCCAGAGTGTCTCCGCCACCTCTCCTGCAG ATAAGAAGCGGAAGAAGGAGGAGGGGAAAGTGCCAGTCCGAGAGGTGAAGGCAGCTGATGGAGGGAAggcagcagaggaggagaggaagagggagaagccCAAAGCTCACGCTCCCAGCCATGCTAAGATCCGCTCCATAG GCctggagatggatgctcccaccCCTGTCCTGGTTAAGAAGCCCCCCGTGGCCCTTCAGCTGGGGGACAAGTACAATATCAAACCAGCCCAAGTCCTCAAGAGACCCAG TTTTGGTCCCCTGGACGCTCCCCCTGTGGAGAAGAAGTACAAACCACTCAACACCACTCCAAACCAGACCAAGGAGATCAAGGTGAAGATCATCCCAGCACAACGTAAGTCCTCAACAGAAACAA CCCTTGAGGGTACAGGCTTCCTGGATGCCCTAAACTCCGCCCCCGTGCCTGGCATCAAGATTAAGAAGAAGAAAGGGAAGGAAGGTAGAGACCCCAAAGCTGTCTCTCCCACCTCAAAcaag ccgTGTCCGTTCGAGGGTAAACCCCCCTACCTGTCGCCTCAGGGCGGTGCCAAGCCCTTGTCCCCAGAGACCCAGACGGTCTCCACCACCCCTCCCCACGAGGTCCCAGTAGACCTGGAGCAGCCTGGGACACCCGTCCCTGCTGACGACCCCGAGGCCATGGACACGGGCAGCGAGAAGCCCAACGCCCTGGCGGAGCCCCGCGGCGAAGAGGACAGTCAGCTGACCAAAAAGGGCAAGAAGAAGAAGAGCGTGCGCTGGGCCGAGGAGGAGCAGCTCAAAGAGTACTTCTACTTCGACCTGGACGAGACCGAGAGAG TCAACGTCAACAAGGTCAAGGACTTTGGCGAGGCGGCGAAGCGCGAGATGATGATGGACCGCCACACGTTTGAGATGGCGAGACGCCTGTCCCACGACTCCATGGAGGAGCGGGTACCCTGGAGCCTCCCGAGGCCCCTGGCCCTCACCGGCCCCCTGGTCAACGCCGGGGCCAACAGCACAGAGAGACTCACACAGAGGGACCGTGAGACTGGCATCCTGCAGGAGATTTTCCTTACCAAGGAGAG tGTTCCTGACAGCCCCCATGAACCAGAGCCTGAGGCCTACGAACCCATGCCTCCACGCCTCATACCTTTGGACGAG GACTCCACCATGATGGACGACAGCTACATGGAGCCCATGGACACGTCGTCCCAGCCTGGCTCTGGCGTGGGCCCTGGGGGGGTGGAGGGCTCCAAGCTCCCCCCCGTCCTCGCCAACCTCATGGGCAACCTGGGTGCCAACAACCTGTTGGGCAACCTGGGTAACCTAGGCAACATCGCCCAGGGCACGCCTGGTGCCCCCGCTGCCCCCTCCGTTAACGTACAGGAGCTACTCACCTCCATCATG gGAGCTAGTGGTGGCCAATCTACTGAGGACCTGATCAAGCAGCCAGACTTCTCTGAAAAGATCAAACAGCTGCTGGGCTCTCTACAGCAGAACCAGGGCCCCCCCACCGGACCCCCGCccggag TGAGCCAGGGCCTGTTGGGCCACGGTCCAGGCATGAACAACCTGCCCAACATGAACAACCTCAACATGGGCATGCCCATGAACGGAGTGGGGTACCCTCCTGCAGGCAAGCCCCCGGGCCCCGGAGGACCCCACTACAACCACCCCCCGCCCCCACACAACCACGGACCCCCTGGCTTCAACGCTAACCCCCGCATGATGGGGCCCCCGCCGCCCCAGGGCCACGGAGGAGACAACGGCAACTACTGGGGGGACGACTCGATGAGGGGGGGGCCACACCGGGGGGGTCACTTCCACCGCGGCGgccgagggagaggaggggaacaggTGGGCTTCAGAGGGAGAGGACGTGGAGGACTTAGAGGAGGACACAACAACATGGGAG acATGTCCAAAAGGCCGGTGTGTCGCCATTTCATGATGAAAGGAAACTGCCGTTACGAGAGCAACTGTGCTTTTTACCACCCCGGCGTCAACGGTCCTCCCCTGCCCCCCAACCACCCCGCCCACAACCAGTACAACGACCACGGGCCACAGCACGGGCACTAG